Proteins found in one Thermoplasmatales archaeon genomic segment:
- a CDS encoding pH regulation protein F, translated as HQILLDVALSYAILGFLGTVLVARFGERGER; from the coding sequence ACACCAGATCCTTCTGGACGTGGCCCTTTCCTATGCCATCCTTGGTTTTCTGGGAACCGTCCTTGTGGCGCGGTTTGGGGAAAGGGGTGAACGATGA
- a CDS encoding monovalent cation/H(+) antiporter subunit G yields the protein MRIFGEVLLFLGLVLLWLGGLGMVRFRSPYVRLQVAGVADIGGTSLFLVGLIVWEGWEATGGLALVLLLFLLFTGPLATHAVAKSAFVRRIRD from the coding sequence ATGAGGATTTTCGGAGAAGTTCTTCTCTTTTTGGGGCTGGTCCTCCTTTGGCTTGGGGGCCTTGGGATGGTGCGGTTCCGTTCGCCGTATGTGCGGCTGCAGGTGGCCGGGGTGGCTGATATCGGTGGGACGAGCCTTTTTCTGGTGGGGCTTATCGTGTGGGAGGGCTGGGAAGCTACGGGAGGATTGGCCTTGGTTTTGCTCCTTTTCCTACTTTTCACCGGGCCCTTGGCCACTCATGCTGTGGCCAAAAGCGCCTTTGTGCGGAGGATACGCGACTGA